A genomic window from Bacteroidota bacterium includes:
- a CDS encoding response regulator — protein sequence MIQRNATILIADDNVTFRRTIVHFLKAHLVSVEVIQVTNGREAILKTDELIPDLVILDINMPEVSGFEAALTIKKNYPFIPIIILTNYDENEYRLEAKKVLVDAFILKENLISELPEVIHAFLMSQASHPLSNISD from the coding sequence ATGATACAAAGAAATGCAACAATTCTAATAGCGGACGATAATGTAACTTTTCGTAGAACTATTGTCCACTTTTTGAAAGCTCACCTCGTATCAGTGGAGGTAATTCAGGTTACAAACGGTCGTGAAGCTATTCTGAAAACTGATGAACTAATTCCTGATTTAGTGATATTAGATATCAACATGCCTGAAGTTTCTGGTTTTGAAGCTGCATTGACAATTAAGAAAAATTATCCGTTTATCCCGATAATTATTTTAACTAATTACGATGAGAACGAATACCGCCTCGAAGCAAAAAAGGTTCTTGTTGACGCCTTCATACTTAAAGAAAATTTAATTAGCGAACTCCCTGAGGTTATTCATGCCTTTTTGATGAGTCAGGCTTCGCATCCCTTGTCTAACATATCAGACTAA
- a CDS encoding aspartate kinase, which yields MIVMKFGGTSTKDAAAMLNVTEIVKSRTSKSPVVVISAIAQATNQLETMGGLSKSNKVAEAKEVLKYFIDRHLAIVETVGIKPDTQDIIRTKIISFSEEILEIIKGVSILRELTPQTLDRFYSYGELLSSYIISEVMKENGIDTVWLDTKDFMVTDNAFTEAKPNMPIVEEKLRPLALKLIEGKKVIVTQGFIGVTPTGERTTMGRESSDFSAAVIGAVLDVDDVQIWTDVDGVLSGDPNIIENPKKIKELSFEEAFQLSLFGAKVLHPNTMIPAAEKNIPIHVYNSKRPQISGTLISKTFSSTAKSGSIIKSVTYKSQVSLVNIKPTNRFSPYIFWENIFSVLNKYKAVPIVTSTSEYQYAVVLETKYMLDSIRTELATLGEIEELGNLCLVSLMGQKINHNSTIVQKVFSVLSAINFHFISFGATEMSMSILINADETVSVVRSLHKLFFEGETDSKIFEEIK from the coding sequence ATGATCGTTATGAAATTTGGCGGAACTTCAACGAAAGATGCCGCCGCTATGCTTAATGTAACTGAAATTGTAAAATCGAGAACTTCTAAAAGTCCTGTTGTGGTGATCTCTGCGATTGCTCAAGCCACTAATCAACTTGAGACTATGGGAGGTCTATCAAAATCGAACAAAGTTGCTGAAGCTAAAGAAGTCTTAAAATATTTTATCGACAGGCACCTTGCAATAGTCGAAACTGTGGGTATAAAGCCGGACACTCAGGATATAATAAGAACGAAAATCATTTCTTTCTCCGAAGAAATTTTAGAGATTATTAAAGGGGTCTCAATACTTCGCGAGCTAACTCCGCAGACTCTCGACAGGTTTTATTCCTACGGTGAGTTATTATCATCCTATATTATCTCAGAAGTGATGAAAGAAAATGGTATCGATACGGTTTGGTTAGATACTAAAGATTTTATGGTTACCGATAATGCCTTTACCGAGGCGAAGCCAAATATGCCAATCGTGGAAGAAAAATTGCGTCCTCTCGCCCTGAAATTGATTGAGGGGAAAAAAGTAATTGTAACTCAAGGTTTCATAGGCGTTACACCAACAGGTGAACGAACGACTATGGGACGCGAAAGTTCCGACTTCTCGGCTGCCGTTATTGGCGCTGTCTTGGATGTCGATGATGTTCAAATATGGACAGATGTTGACGGCGTGCTGAGCGGCGACCCGAATATAATAGAAAATCCGAAAAAAATAAAAGAGCTTTCTTTTGAAGAAGCTTTTCAACTGTCGCTCTTCGGAGCAAAAGTTTTACATCCCAACACAATGATTCCTGCCGCCGAAAAAAATATTCCTATTCATGTGTATAATTCAAAACGTCCGCAAATTTCCGGAACTTTAATCTCTAAAACATTTTCCTCAACTGCAAAATCCGGTTCTATCATCAAGTCGGTTACCTACAAATCACAGGTCTCGCTGGTAAACATAAAACCCACCAATCGTTTCAGTCCTTACATTTTTTGGGAAAATATTTTCAGCGTCCTGAATAAATACAAAGCAGTACCTATTGTAACTTCAACTTCCGAGTATCAATATGCTGTAGTTTTAGAAACCAAGTATATGCTCGATTCTATTAGAACCGAATTAGCCACGTTAGGCGAAATTGAAGAACTCGGAAATTTATGCCTCGTTAGCTTGATGGGACAAAAGATAAATCATAATTCTACTATCGTTCAAAAAGTGTTTTCGGTGTTGAGTGCGATAAATTTCCATTTTATATCCTTCGGTGCCACTGAAATGAGTATGAGTATTTTAATAAATGCAGATGAAACAGTGAGTGTTGTCCGTTCGCTTCATAAATTATTCTTCGAAGGTGAAACCGATTCCAAAATATTCGAAGAAATTAAATGA